In Dermacentor albipictus isolate Rhodes 1998 colony chromosome 6, USDA_Dalb.pri_finalv2, whole genome shotgun sequence, the following proteins share a genomic window:
- the LOC135916308 gene encoding uncharacterized protein has translation MSGPEQRALHRVYGSVSGVNWRPTRFVDELVVARYACCVCHVIPSTTFVLPCCHALCGQCLAGSVAQDGGSVCPLDGELFCVDEWCQKCQLPERKKRNLKAHCWNERHGCEFVGPLAVLLEHFEAECAFHTSPCRRCGEDIANAKLAAHYIGGCGAGSFSSAMLAESSHRAQAKPPRKGAAGDVTATAHGMEGHTGNPYEDEIPALQSQVNELTEAARAQSAQLQDLNATLAVSLETLNAAVSAAAEKLSDAIGEASRLHERVRASREEESSRAHEDEASACDSDVRVSLQGEATDILRSLEVLAAQSLWCHERSLQAHDGRQRIPALHISMESQSGTPTRSDSRTCTTRCENGKEIVYAAVIVGASNLHEYGNPTLIARFRYRRAWCSVTFGKLRRWVRLWALSLKWNTCSAGRSLPHVVSVEPTIMQSSYGFSVPHETYDPWEQCFFIGTFDTKSHAQRTFDFQIVIHDCE, from the exons ATGTCTGGTCCTGAACAGCGAGCTCTGCATCGAGTGTACGGATCGGTCAGCGGCGTCAACTGGCGCCCGACGCGGTTCGTCGACGAGCTAGTGGTGGCTCGTTACGCATGCTGCGTGTGCCACGTGATTCCAAGCACGACGTTCGTGTTGCCCTGTTGTCACGCACTGTGTGGTCAGTGCCTGGCAGGTAGCGtagcccaagatggcggaagcGTCTGTCCTCTGGACGGAGAACTCTTCTGCGTGGACGAGTGGTGCCAGAAATGTCAGCTTCCGGAGAGGAAGAAGCGGAACCTGAAG GCTCACTGCTGGAACGAGCGCCACGGCTGCGAGTTCGTCGGTCCCCTGGCGGTGCTCCTGGAACACTTCGAGGCAGAGTGCGCCTTCCACACTTCTCCGTGTCGACGTTGCGGCGAGGATATTGCGAACGCTAAGCTAGCAGCGCACTACATCGGCGGGTGCGGTGCAGGCAGCTTCTCATCTGCGATGCTCGCCGAGTCCTCGCATCGAGCTcaagcaaagccacctagaaaaggCGCTGCCGGTGACGTCACTGCGACAGCGCACGGTATGGAGGGCCACACAGGTAACCCCTACGAAGACGAGATCCCGGCGCTTCAGAGCCAAGTGAACGAACTCACGGAGGCAGCAAGAGCCCAGAGCGCTCAGCTTCAAGACTTGAACGCCACACTAGCGGTTAGCCTCGAGACTCTCAACGCCGCCGTGTCCGCAGCCGCCGAGAAATTATCGGACGCTATCGGCGAAGCTTCGCGACTGCACGAACGCGTGCGCGCTtcgagagaggaggaaagttctcGCGCACATGAGGATGAGGCGAGTGCCTGCGACTCAGACGTGCGGGTGTCACTGCAAGGCGAGGCGACGGATATCCTTCGAAGTTTGGAAGTTCTCGCTGCCCAGTCTCTCTGGTGCCACGAACGCTCACTCCAAGCGCACGATGGAAGGCAGCGCATACCGGCACTTCACATTTCTATGGAGTCGCAAAGTGGGACACCCACGCGTTCGGATAGTCGCACGTGCACGACGCGCTGTGAAAACGGGAAGGAAATCGTTTACGCGGCGGTTATAGTGGGTGCCTCGAACCTCCACGAGTACGGCAACCCTACCTTGATTGCTCGGTTTCGTTACCGACGCGCGTGGTGCAGTGTGACGTTTGGCAAACTACGTCGTTGGGTACGTTTATGGGCGCTGAGCTTAAAGTGGAACACGTGTTCAGCTGGCAGGTCTTTACCGCACGTTGTTTCTGTGGAACCGACAATAATGCAGAGTTCATATGGCTTCTCAGTGCCACACGAAACTTACGACCCGTGGGAGCAATGTTTCTTTATTGGTACCTTTGATACTAAAAGCCACGCTCAGCGCACGTTTGACTTTCAAATCGTCATACACGACTGTGAGTGA
- the LOC139047013 gene encoding uncharacterized protein, producing the protein MWVKITDILRELTQVVRNIRSVRERLDLLLAQFLLDDIKNRKKSGTEEEYEAVHRLLQQVADLARECSYRPPRSAVRSHRGTKNAAASAARAKERQPSTRKTAAVDSFTDCGETSDAHIFVPEPEEEPDDPGRWASSGWPASPEPEPCCRQPASPSDCTRENPAQRSPVGTDGNDGRLPLQELPANATGTCHGTVHGNSSNRPLPPAAPVLATPRVRRTPLRGTRGHNEATLAYLEARSDQEMQMRMLGHELDRERLALQIRQHDDKMQLHIRQHDDNVRLREQELELRKTELAALLEERRSNQVYQTAQLELIKALTEKLQK; encoded by the exons ATGTGGGTGAAGATCACGGATATACTTCGCGAACTCACGCAAGTGGTTCGCAATATCCGCAGCGTGAGAGAACGGCTTGACCTTCTCCTCGCACAGTTCTTGCTCGACGACATCAAAAACAGGAAAAA ATCAGGGACGGAGGAAGAGTACGAGGCTGTGCACAGGCTGCTACAGCAGGTCGCAGACCTGGCACGCGAGTGCAGTTACCGCCCGCCAAGGTCAGCGGTGCGGAGCCACCGCGGCACTAAAAACGCTGCTGCGAGCGCCGCACGGGCAAAGGAGCGCCAGCCCAGCACCCGCAAGACAGCTGCCGTGGACAGCTTCACCGATTGTG GGGAGACCAGCGACGCACACATATTCGTACCGGAGCCAGAAGAGGAGCCTGATGACCCGGGCAGGTGGGCCTCAAGCGGATGGCCTGCATCGCCTGAGCCTGAGCCATGTTGTC GGCAGCCGGCAAGTCCCAGTGACTGCACACGCGAAAACCCCGCACAGAGGTCACCAGTGGGCACAGATGGCAATGACGGCCGTTTGCCATTGCAAG AGCTTCCTGCAAATGCAACGGGCACCTGCCATGGGACCGTGCatggcaacagcagcaacagacCATTGCCACCTGCTGCCCCTGTACTAGCGACCCCTCGTGTACGAAGGACACCACTGAGAG GCACACGAGGGCATAATGAAGCCACCCTGGCGTATCTGGAGGCCCGGTCAGACCAGGAAATGCAAATGCGCATGCTTGGTCATGAACTTGACCGGGAGAGACTGGCCCTCCAGATACGCCAGCACGACGACAAAATGCAGCTCCACATCCGCCAGCATGACGACAACGTGAGGCTGAGGGAGCAGGAGCTTGAGCTGCGAAAAACTGAGCTGGCTGCACTTCTTGAGGAAAGGCGGAGCAACCAAGTGTACCAGACTGCCCAGCTGGAGTTGATCAAAGCTTTAACGGAAAAGCTACAAAAATAG
- the LOC139047014 gene encoding uncharacterized protein, translating into MPYSVLHDELLLGSLHWEELEDVHLLPVEPRRDLRKHGLLNLDAMDSTLFYRSFRFEKSDLDDLLTGLLIPEEVQSAQRVRVPGREALCMTLRRLAYPNRLCDLEVFFSRHSSVISSVVGKVLSHIEYHFGHLLADLTVHRWLNLQNLELFSQAVHRKGAPLKNCWGFVDGTARRICRPSVGQQDHFSGHKRHHVQKYQAVMCPNGLVCQMDGPFHGRRHDAGILKKTALYQNLEEVAQGHEYVIYGDPAYPLRPLLLKPFGGASLQPYEAHFNKRMSTVRQAVEWGFGKVAADFAFVDFHKNQKMTLQRLGRMYKVATLLSNCRTCMYGSQVSRYFGIAPPSFREYLVPSE; encoded by the exons ATGCCGTATAGCGTGCTTCACGACGAACTGCTGCTGGGATCTCTGCACTGGGAAGAATTAGAAGATGTGCACTTGCTCCCAGTGGAACCACGGCGGGATCTTCGGAAGCATGGCCTGCTTAATTTGGATGCCATGGACAGCACGTTGTTCTACCGGTCGTTCAGGTTCGAGAAATCGGACCTGGACGATCTTCTGACCGGCCTCCTGATTCCAGAAGAGGTACAGAGCGCTCAACGGGTTCGAGTTCCTGGCCGCGAGGCGCTGTGCATGACTCTGCGGCGTCTCGCCTATCCGAACCGCTTGTGTGATCTGGAGGTGTTCTTCAGCCGCCACAGTTCGGTGATATCGAGTGTAGTGGGGAAAGTTTTGTCTCACATCGAGTACCACTTTGGGCACCTCCTTGCTGACCTCACAGTACACAGGTGGCTCAACCTACAAAACCTGGAGCTGTTTTCCCAG gcCGTTCACAGGAAAGGCGCTCCACTGAAGAACTGTTGGGGTTTCGTTGATGGCACAGCGCGACGAATTTGCAGGCCATCAGTTGGACAGCAGGATCACTTCTCTGGCCACAAACGGCATCACGTGCAAAAATATCAAGCCGTGATGTGCCCCAATGGCTTGGTATGCCAAATGGATGGACCATTTCATGGTCGGCGCCACGATGCTG GAATCTTGAAGAAGACGGCCCTCTACCAGAACCTGGAGGAAGTTGCCCAAGGCCATGAATATGTTATCTATGGCGACCCAGCCTATCCACTCCGGCCCCTGCTCCTTAAGCCTTTTGGAGGCGCATCATTGCAGCCCTACGAGGCTCATTTCAACAAGCGCATGAGCACTGTGCGGCAGGCTGTGGAATGGGGGTTTGGCAAGGTGGCAGCGGACTTCGCATTCGTTGATTTCCACAAAAATCAAAAAATGACTCTGCAGAGGTTGGGGCGAATGTACAAAGTTGCAACATTGCTGTCCAACTGCCGTACTTGCATGTATGGCAGTCAAGTGTCTAGATACTTTGGCATTGCACCACCCTCTTTCAGAGAATATCTGGTACCTTCCGAATAA